TGATGACCTGAAAGTTCAGATAAACGAAAACCGGTTGATCCCGAAGGGATTGGCGGACCGCCTCGACAGCTCCGGGCTTCATGAGGTCGTCGCTGCCGAACAGCCAGACGTACTCTCCCTCGGCATGCTCCAGGCAAGCGAGAAGGTTGCGATCGAACCCCAGATTGGTCACGTTTCGAAAATATCGGATGGAACCAAACTTCTCCTCGTATTGGCGAACCATTTCCCGGGTGTTGTCCGTCGAGGCGTTGTCCGAGATGACGATCTCGACGTCGTTGTCCATCTGGGGCACGATGCTGGCCAGGGCTTCGCCCAAATGGCGCGCCCGGTTGTAGGTTGGGATGCAGATGGAAATCAGCTTTGAGGAAAGCATGAGCGGTTACTCCATGACCGTGACAGCTTGTCGAGCGGTTTGCCCTGGCTGCCCCAGAATCTTGAACGACTGAATGGTGTCGGAAACGGCCAGGGGAAGGACCACCAGCAATCCAGCCAGGGCAACTCCCGGGCTGCCCAATTTCGAACCCAAGAAAAACGCCAGCGGAAGGTTCAGGATGGCTCCCCCGACCAGGAACTGAACTTGCCGGTCCAGGCAATTGAGCGCGTTGAGAAACACCGAAAAACAGTTTATCCAACCATACACGATAGCCCACGCGCCCAGAACCATATAGAGCCCCGGTTGGTGAATTGATTTCCCCGTCCAGATAAGAATGATCTTCGGCCCAGCCGCCAGAAATAGCCCCACACCCAGGCCGTAAACGATGGCCGTGTAAAGGAGCGACCACCGCATTTGTTTGCGAACCCACTGCCAGTCACCCAGCGCAGCCGCTTCCGTATAGGCCGACCAGAGCGGTGTAAGAAGAAAAAAGTGGATCCCGTTCAGCAAGAGGAAAAGCCTTTGCACCAGGCCGTAATCGCCTGCCGCCGACATTCCCGCCGTGTAGCTCACAATGTAGGTATGCGTATAGAAAATGATAGCGCCCGCCACTTGCATCAGAGCAAATTTGAAACTTGTTGGCGTAGCGCTCTTCAAGCTCCGAACTAGGTCAGCCCACTCGACCTTGGCGAATTTCCAGGAGCGCCGGAGAAGGAAAGTCGCCAAGCAGCTGACAGAAGTGAAAAGCAGGACGGCATAA
The nucleotide sequence above comes from Candidatus Acidiferrales bacterium. Encoded proteins:
- a CDS encoding oligosaccharide flippase family protein, which encodes MALGFFSRGIAVLIRMPFFLLLTALVARHLSPEEFGLWVVLYSFVELFAVMDLGFGLTLRNRLAALHSDRSDRLKDHRAQDEFLSIFYAFLAFSSLIILIVCVLKPLIPWGAIFKTADPALAQQAGSAATFVIAVLILNLTFMLSQAGFFAYQETHWVSAFDLLKAISTFVAVWAVISLRGSFSSVVWAFYAVLLFTSVSCLATFLLRRSWKFAKVEWADLVRSLKSATPTSFKFALMQVAGAIIFYTHTYIVSYTAGMSAAGDYGLVQRLFLLLNGIHFFLLTPLWSAYTEAAALGDWQWVRKQMRWSLLYTAIVYGLGVGLFLAAGPKIILIWTGKSIHQPGLYMVLGAWAIVYGWINCFSVFLNALNCLDRQVQFLVGGAILNLPLAFFLGSKLGSPGVALAGLLVVLPLAVSDTIQSFKILGQPGQTARQAVTVME